A region of Malaciobacter marinus DNA encodes the following proteins:
- a CDS encoding AraC family transcriptional regulator has translation MSNIIYPNYNYNIEKALSKIEKSLDENLYIEQLANISGYSPFHFQRLFKEYTGENIGSYIKRLRIEKGAFMLKYQYERISTVAIRTGFNSNTSFTRAFKRYYNISPLEFKGFYKDKFLCNDTPTYKIIEVEPFDVFFIRVFGNYKTSEPLAWKILSNNYTSLINNNPQYVSICYDEPTISKKYSKLRYEACLLYEEEKHQKFKNRLLRKTVEGGRYAKFEFEGNLNELDSFFYCIYETFYHLNDFQISLKPTFQVHHNNFNNLLYGRTKTDLFIPLD, from the coding sequence ATGAGTAACATTATTTATCCTAATTATAACTACAATATAGAAAAAGCTCTAAGCAAAATAGAAAAATCATTAGATGAAAATTTATATATAGAACAGCTTGCAAATATAAGTGGATACTCGCCATTTCACTTTCAAAGATTATTTAAAGAGTACACAGGAGAGAACATTGGAAGTTATATTAAAAGACTTCGAATAGAAAAAGGTGCTTTTATGCTCAAATACCAATATGAAAGAATATCAACAGTTGCTATTAGAACTGGTTTTAATAGCAATACTTCTTTTACTAGAGCATTTAAAAGATATTATAACATTTCTCCTTTGGAGTTTAAAGGCTTTTATAAAGATAAGTTTCTTTGTAATGATACTCCAACTTATAAAATTATTGAAGTTGAACCATTTGATGTATTTTTTATTAGAGTATTTGGAAATTACAAAACTTCAGAACCTTTAGCATGGAAAATACTAAGTAATAACTATACAAGTTTAATTAACAATAATCCTCAGTATGTTAGTATTTGTTATGATGAACCAACTATATCTAAAAAATACTCCAAACTTAGATACGAAGCTTGTCTTTTATATGAAGAAGAAAAACATCAAAAATTTAAAAATAGGCTTTTAAGAAAAACAGTTGAAGGTGGTAGATATGCAAAATTTGAATTTGAAGGTAATTTAAATGAATTAGACTCATTTTTTTATTGTATATATGAGACTTTTTATCATTTAAATGACTTTCAAATAAGTTTAAAACCAACGTTTCAAGTTCACCATAACAATTTTAATAACTTACTTTATGGAAGAACAAAAACTGATTTGTTTATACCTTTAGATTAG
- a CDS encoding glycerate kinase, translating to MNILIASDSFKDSLTSMQVANSIQKGFSKVFNDAKYNKFFLADGGEGTLESICTQTANCEEIQVEVLNPIDEKITAKYAFIDEKTAVIEMAQASGLEIVKKEKRDIINSTSFGFGQLIADSIKNGAKKLILAIGGSATNDVGIGMLQALGVKFYDEHNEEISAMKILTAKDIFKIENFDISALSAFKDIEIIIASDVTNPLCGKNGATHIFGKQKGATSKHIEFLEESIFKFSKICEKKLAKKTKDEQGAGAAGGVGFALNTFLNARFKSGIDTVIKLINFEEKVKNADLIITGEGRVDEQTIYGKTITGVLKLSKHYNKPAIIIAGSLDEGYEKLYTLGATAIFDITPAPLNIEDLLSQADKNLSRIAYSIASLLQLGQTNLKV from the coding sequence ATGAATATATTGATTGCGAGTGATTCATTTAAGGATTCTTTAACTTCAATGCAAGTTGCCAATTCAATACAAAAGGGCTTTTCAAAAGTTTTCAATGATGCAAAATACAATAAGTTTTTTTTAGCAGATGGAGGAGAGGGTACTTTAGAATCAATTTGCACACAAACAGCAAATTGTGAAGAGATACAAGTTGAAGTATTAAATCCAATTGATGAAAAAATCACAGCTAAATATGCTTTCATAGATGAAAAAACTGCTGTTATAGAAATGGCACAAGCAAGTGGCTTAGAAATTGTTAAAAAAGAAAAAAGAGATATTATAAATTCTACAAGTTTTGGTTTTGGTCAATTGATTGCAGATTCAATAAAAAATGGAGCAAAAAAACTTATTTTAGCAATTGGTGGAAGTGCTACAAATGATGTTGGAATTGGAATGCTTCAAGCATTAGGTGTAAAATTTTATGATGAGCATAATGAAGAGATATCTGCTATGAAAATCTTGACTGCAAAAGATATATTTAAAATTGAAAATTTTGATATTAGTGCCTTGAGTGCTTTTAAAGATATTGAAATAATAATTGCTAGTGATGTTACAAATCCTTTGTGTGGAAAAAATGGAGCTACTCATATATTTGGAAAACAAAAAGGAGCAACTTCAAAGCACATAGAATTTCTAGAAGAGAGTATATTTAAATTTTCAAAAATCTGTGAGAAAAAGTTAGCAAAAAAAACAAAAGATGAGCAAGGCGCTGGAGCTGCTGGTGGAGTAGGCTTTGCACTAAATACATTTTTAAATGCAAGGTTTAAAAGTGGAATTGATACTGTAATTAAGTTAATAAATTTTGAAGAGAAAGTTAAGAATGCAGATTTAATAATTACAGGTGAGGGTAGAGTTGATGAGCAGACTATTTATGGAAAAACTATTACTGGAGTTTTAAAACTTTCAAAGCATTATAATAAGCCTGCAATTATTATAGCAGGAAGTTTAGATGAAGGGTATGAGAAACTCTATACTTTGGGAGCAACAGCAATTTTTGATATTACACCTGCTCCACTTAATATTGAAGATCTTTTGTCTCAAGCTGATAAAAATCTAAGTAGAATTGCATATTCAATTGCAAGTTTATTACAATTAGGACAAACTAATCTAAAGGTATAA
- a CDS encoding GNAT family N-acetyltransferase, protein MQEIKLESIETKLFKATWSLYEGSFPSNEKRQLTTQEKIFKNQNYTALCYINSKNELIALLFYWKFDNFYFVEHFAVNPEYRGQSYGTKILNDFLKDKNNVVLEIEPVCDEQTKKRLEFYKRLNFIENSYKHFQIPLKKEDKSIILTLLSYEKAINNKEYSKLHEMMQENLAIY, encoded by the coding sequence ATGCAAGAAATAAAACTAGAATCAATTGAAACTAAGCTTTTTAAAGCTACATGGAGCCTTTATGAAGGCTCTTTTCCTTCAAATGAGAAACGGCAACTTACTACACAAGAAAAAATCTTTAAAAATCAAAATTATACTGCATTATGTTATATAAACAGTAAAAATGAATTAATTGCATTATTATTTTATTGGAAGTTTGATAACTTTTATTTTGTAGAACATTTTGCTGTCAATCCAGAGTATAGAGGACAATCTTACGGAACAAAAATATTAAATGATTTTTTAAAAGATAAAAATAATGTAGTTTTAGAAATTGAACCTGTATGTGATGAACAAACAAAAAAGAGATTAGAATTTTATAAAAGACTTAATTTTATAGAAAATAGTTATAAACACTTTCAAATACCTTTAAAAAAAGAGGATAAATCAATTATCTTAACTTTATTATCTTATGAAAAAGCAATCAATAATAAAGAGTATAGTAAACTTCATGAAATGATGCAAGAAAATCTTGCAATTTATTAG
- a CDS encoding chloride channel protein, which yields MKKHIIEQSVIFFSVTKWVLLSSFIGVTIGFIIAFFLNTIHQAEVSRDFLPFDYYYLLPFALMLSVYLVRKFAPNAKGHGTEKVIEAVHKRDGKIEVAVIPIKLLATIITLFAGGSAGKEGPGAQIGAGSASFLSDLFKFSKKDRKKLVICGISAGFASVFGTPISGAIFGVEVLIVGIIMYDVLLPSFISGFAAYTTAKMLGVNYTYFNLHFSQAIPIDLTLVFQVIIAGLFFGIVSDFLITAFKKSEYYIKRIDINIYTKAFLGGSILVVLSFFVGDRYFGLGLNTISDVLYSDPSIAEDVPWYAFIMKTIFTSITLSAGGSGGVITPIFYIGATSGHFLGGLFGDNLALFAALGFTSVLAGAANAPIAATIMAVELFGVEIAHYAAISAVISFLITGHRSIFFSQILKMKKSDMLSIEFGKDFDNNDIDLSSKSKEKIVKMRRRLKNIIRHTKED from the coding sequence ATGAAAAAACATATTATAGAACAATCAGTTATATTTTTTAGTGTTACAAAATGGGTTTTATTATCATCTTTTATAGGTGTAACAATTGGCTTTATTATTGCATTTTTTTTAAATACTATTCACCAAGCAGAAGTAAGTAGAGATTTTCTTCCTTTTGATTATTATTATTTATTGCCTTTTGCCTTGATGCTTAGTGTTTACCTTGTTAGAAAATTTGCTCCAAATGCAAAAGGACATGGAACAGAAAAAGTAATAGAAGCTGTACATAAAAGAGATGGTAAAATTGAAGTTGCAGTTATTCCTATCAAACTACTTGCAACAATAATAACTCTTTTTGCTGGTGGTTCAGCTGGAAAAGAAGGTCCTGGTGCACAAATTGGTGCAGGCAGTGCTTCTTTTTTATCTGACCTTTTTAAATTTTCAAAAAAAGATAGGAAAAAACTTGTTATTTGTGGTATTAGTGCAGGTTTTGCTTCTGTATTTGGAACTCCTATTTCTGGAGCAATTTTTGGAGTTGAAGTATTAATTGTAGGTATCATTATGTATGATGTACTTCTTCCTTCATTTATCTCTGGTTTTGCTGCATATACAACCGCAAAAATGCTTGGTGTAAACTATACATATTTTAATTTACATTTTTCTCAAGCAATTCCTATAGATTTAACTTTAGTTTTTCAAGTTATAATTGCAGGATTATTTTTTGGTATTGTTTCTGACTTTTTAATTACAGCTTTTAAAAAATCTGAATACTATATAAAAAGAATTGATATCAATATATATACAAAAGCTTTTTTAGGTGGATCAATTTTAGTAGTTTTATCTTTTTTTGTAGGAGATAGATATTTTGGATTAGGTCTTAATACAATATCAGATGTTCTTTATTCAGATCCAAGTATAGCAGAAGACGTCCCATGGTATGCATTTATTATGAAAACCATATTCACCTCCATAACACTTTCTGCTGGTGGTAGTGGAGGAGTAATTACTCCTATATTCTATATTGGAGCCACAAGTGGACACTTTTTAGGTGGACTTTTTGGTGATAACCTTGCATTATTTGCAGCTTTAGGATTTACAAGTGTATTAGCAGGTGCAGCTAATGCTCCAATTGCAGCTACTATTATGGCAGTTGAACTCTTTGGGGTAGAAATAGCCCATTATGCAGCAATAAGTGCTGTTATTAGTTTTTTAATTACTGGACATAGAAGTATATTTTTCTCACAAATATTAAAAATGAAAAAGTCCGATATGTTAAGTATTGAATTTGGAAAAGATTTTGATAATAACGATATAGACTTATCTTCAAAAAGTAAAGAAAAAATTGTAAAGATGAGAAGAAGACTTAAAAATATAATAAGACATACAAAAGAGGATTAA
- a CDS encoding nitrite/sulfite reductase: MEKELSKLEQLKASRNPLRVIDDIYKEANEGVPLSEDYIGLLKWYGMYPHINHDDLEDKKYFMKRVKLVDASMNLEQLKVMAKIGKKYAQGLVDFTTRENVQFHYIQIKDLPEIFNMLESVGLTSRMASGDGPRPIVTCPVSGLDNNEIIDVTKIVKEIDTYFDTNEDQFCNFPRKYKLSVSGCACHCCGHEIQDIAFTAFEEKDEILFDLTIGGGLSKSKQIAYRANRYVKEEQIKDVSIAVAEIFRDNGNRHNRNKARIRHLINDWGVEKFVDEIENKIGYKLQVGLEEPEITPIEKRNHFGINKSKVEGESFIGFATIAGRVPGDDFEKFATILEKYDAKGIRLTTRQNFIVYGVKDEVAKQLADEFDALGYPYEPNTFRGIIQSCTGREFCKFGITETKNYTNSLIKYLEDKCADFDEYIKISVSGCGNACSHSQISDIGLIGCKTRVDGQRVEAYDIQLGGHLQGTIKSKFAQSSKLKIPADEVPSFIEKLINDYKKDNLNSKSFKEYLTKIDLNN, encoded by the coding sequence ATGGAAAAAGAATTATCAAAACTTGAACAATTAAAAGCATCTAGAAATCCCTTGAGAGTTATAGATGATATTTATAAAGAAGCCAATGAGGGTGTACCTTTAAGTGAAGATTATATTGGTTTGCTTAAGTGGTATGGAATGTATCCTCATATAAATCATGACGATTTAGAAGACAAGAAGTATTTTATGAAAAGAGTAAAGTTAGTTGATGCTTCTATGAATCTTGAACAATTAAAAGTAATGGCTAAAATAGGAAAAAAATATGCACAAGGTTTAGTTGATTTTACAACAAGAGAAAATGTACAGTTTCATTATATACAAATAAAAGATTTACCTGAAATATTTAATATGTTAGAGTCTGTTGGTTTAACATCAAGAATGGCTTCAGGTGATGGACCAAGACCAATTGTTACATGTCCAGTTAGTGGATTAGATAATAATGAGATTATTGATGTAACAAAAATAGTAAAAGAGATTGATACTTATTTTGATACAAATGAAGATCAATTTTGTAATTTCCCTAGAAAATATAAATTATCTGTTAGTGGATGTGCATGTCATTGTTGTGGGCATGAAATACAAGATATTGCATTTACAGCTTTTGAAGAAAAAGATGAAATATTATTTGATTTGACAATTGGTGGAGGATTATCAAAATCAAAACAAATTGCATATAGAGCAAATAGATATGTAAAAGAAGAACAGATAAAAGATGTATCAATTGCCGTTGCAGAAATTTTTAGAGATAATGGAAATAGACATAATAGAAATAAAGCAAGAATTAGACACCTAATTAATGATTGGGGAGTTGAAAAATTTGTAGATGAAATTGAAAATAAAATTGGATATAAACTTCAAGTAGGTTTAGAAGAACCAGAAATTACACCAATTGAAAAAAGAAATCATTTTGGAATAAATAAATCTAAAGTTGAGGGTGAAAGTTTTATTGGATTTGCAACAATAGCAGGAAGAGTTCCAGGTGATGATTTTGAAAAATTTGCTACTATTTTAGAAAAGTATGATGCAAAAGGAATAAGACTTACAACTAGACAAAACTTTATTGTATATGGAGTGAAAGATGAAGTTGCAAAGCAGTTAGCTGATGAGTTTGATGCTTTAGGATATCCTTATGAACCAAATACATTTAGAGGTATAATACAAAGTTGTACGGGAAGAGAGTTTTGTAAGTTTGGAATTACTGAAACAAAAAACTATACAAATTCATTGATAAAATATCTTGAAGATAAATGTGCTGATTTTGATGAGTATATTAAAATATCTGTATCAGGTTGTGGAAATGCATGTTCTCATTCTCAAATTTCTGATATTGGATTAATTGGTTGTAAAACAAGAGTTGATGGTCAAAGAGTTGAGGCTTATGATATTCAATTAGGAGGACATTTACAAGGAACAATTAAGAGTAAATTTGCTCAATCTTCAAAATTGAAAATACCAGCAGATGAAGTACCAAGTTTTATTGAAAAATTAATCAATGATTATAAAAAAGATAACTTAAATAGTAAAAGTTTTAAAGAGTATTTAACAAAAATTGATTTAAATAACTAG
- a CDS encoding acetolactate synthase large subunit: protein MKASDLFIKALENEGVEYIFGIPGEENLDLLESLRQSPIKLILTRHEQGAGFMAATYGRLTGKVGVCLSTLGPGATNFATSAAYAQLGGMPMMMITGQKPIKKSKQGRFQIIDIVDMMRPMTKYAKQVVNGNNISSMVRDAFKIATAERPGAVHIELPEDIAEEETDDTVYPVREVRYPRADKTAILDAVRMIEQAKSPLILIGAGANRNRIGNALTELVNDTGIPFFTTQMGKGVIDDNHKLCLGTAALSDDDFIHGAIVKADLIINVGHDVIEKPPFFMHEGAEATKVIHFNFFPSEVDPTYFPHLDVIGDIAGSIEYLNRALSPQAHWDFDFYKLIIKTINKRLTKYFGDMRFPILPQRAVKTIRDILAPEDIVTLDNGVYKIWFARNYKCAMPNTLILDNALATMGAGLPSAMAAKMVNPDKKVVAVCGDGGFMMNSQEVETAVRLGLDLTVVILNDDAYGMIKWKQTGMGFDTYGLDYNNPDFVKYADAYGAIGHRPQSCEEFTETLDKCVNSKGVHIIDLAVDYSLNHAILNDLVKNAETLLEEGVDNE from the coding sequence ATGAAAGCATCTGATTTATTTATCAAAGCTTTAGAAAACGAAGGTGTAGAATATATTTTTGGTATTCCTGGTGAAGAGAACCTAGACTTACTTGAGTCACTAAGGCAATCACCAATTAAATTAATACTAACAAGACATGAACAAGGTGCAGGTTTTATGGCGGCAACTTATGGAAGGTTAACAGGAAAAGTTGGTGTATGTTTATCAACTTTAGGCCCTGGTGCTACTAACTTTGCAACTAGTGCTGCTTATGCACAGCTTGGTGGTATGCCAATGATGATGATCACTGGACAAAAACCAATCAAAAAATCAAAGCAAGGTAGATTTCAAATCATAGATATTGTTGATATGATGAGACCTATGACTAAATATGCAAAACAAGTTGTTAATGGGAATAATATCTCTTCAATGGTACGAGATGCATTTAAAATTGCAACTGCTGAAAGACCAGGAGCTGTACATATCGAACTTCCTGAAGATATTGCAGAAGAAGAAACTGATGATACTGTATATCCAGTAAGAGAAGTAAGATACCCAAGAGCTGATAAAACTGCTATTTTAGATGCTGTTAGAATGATTGAACAAGCAAAAAGTCCTTTAATCTTAATTGGAGCAGGTGCAAATAGAAATAGAATTGGCAATGCTTTAACTGAATTAGTTAATGATACTGGAATTCCATTTTTTACTACACAAATGGGTAAAGGTGTAATTGATGATAATCATAAATTATGTTTAGGAACAGCTGCATTATCTGATGATGACTTTATACATGGAGCAATAGTTAAAGCTGATTTAATTATCAATGTAGGTCATGATGTTATTGAAAAACCACCTTTTTTCATGCATGAAGGTGCAGAAGCAACTAAAGTAATTCACTTTAACTTCTTCCCATCAGAAGTTGATCCAACATATTTCCCTCATTTAGATGTAATTGGTGATATTGCAGGAAGTATTGAATACTTAAACAGAGCTTTATCTCCACAAGCTCACTGGGATTTTGACTTTTATAAATTAATAATTAAAACAATAAATAAAAGATTAACAAAATATTTTGGTGATATGAGATTCCCAATTTTACCTCAAAGAGCTGTTAAAACAATTAGAGATATTTTAGCTCCTGAGGATATAGTAACATTAGATAACGGTGTTTATAAAATCTGGTTTGCAAGAAACTATAAATGTGCAATGCCAAACACACTAATATTAGATAATGCTCTTGCAACTATGGGAGCTGGTCTTCCATCAGCAATGGCTGCAAAAATGGTAAATCCAGATAAAAAAGTTGTTGCAGTTTGTGGTGATGGTGGATTTATGATGAATTCACAAGAAGTAGAAACAGCAGTAAGATTAGGATTAGATTTAACTGTTGTAATATTAAATGATGATGCATATGGAATGATTAAATGGAAGCAAACAGGTATGGGATTTGATACTTATGGTTTAGATTATAACAATCCAGACTTTGTAAAATATGCAGATGCTTATGGTGCAATTGGTCATAGACCTCAATCTTGTGAAGAGTTTACAGAAACTTTAGATAAATGTGTTAATTCTAAAGGTGTTCATATAATTGACTTAGCTGTTGATTATTCTTTAAACCACGCAATTTTAAATGACCTTGTGAAAAATGCTGAAACATTATTAGAAGAAGGAGTAGATAATGAGTAA
- a CDS encoding aldehyde dehydrogenase family protein has product MSKKIEVTSPFDGKVVGEVPFSTTEEVEAAIDLAQNTFLDHKNALPKFKRIEILENVMKIMSSQVEELTKLCASEGGKPYMDSKVEVNRAINGVQLAIEHLGAFEGKEIAMGHTPSSANRMAYTFKEPIGVVAAISAFNHPFNLAVHQVIPAIAVGCPVIIKPATQTPMSAIKLVEILEEAGLPKGWAQAVVCGRDAGELLATSPKVDFLTFIGSGAVGWYLNSKVSNGTRVALEHGGVAPVIVEPDADIDAMIPDLGKGGFYHAGQVCVSVQRVYVHESICDEVATKLTNYASNLVVGDQMDPKTEVGPLINNNEVDRVEEWVNEAVQKGGKILTGGKRISASCYEPTVILNPADDALVSTKEVFGPVVIIYSYSDIDEAINRANGLEVSFQAAVFTKNIDTALNAVKRLNGTAVMVNDHTAFRVDWMPFGGAKASGLGLGGIHHSMEEMSNEKMMVIKSPVL; this is encoded by the coding sequence ATGAGTAAAAAAATAGAAGTTACATCACCATTTGATGGTAAAGTAGTTGGAGAAGTTCCATTTAGTACAACAGAAGAAGTAGAGGCAGCTATTGATCTAGCACAAAATACTTTTTTAGACCACAAAAATGCTTTACCAAAATTTAAAAGAATTGAAATTTTAGAAAATGTAATGAAAATTATGTCTTCACAAGTAGAAGAGCTAACAAAGCTTTGTGCTAGTGAAGGTGGTAAACCTTACATGGATTCTAAAGTTGAAGTAAATAGAGCAATCAATGGTGTACAACTTGCTATTGAGCACTTAGGTGCTTTTGAAGGTAAAGAAATAGCTATGGGTCATACTCCATCAAGTGCAAATAGAATGGCTTATACATTTAAAGAACCAATTGGGGTAGTTGCAGCAATTTCAGCTTTTAATCACCCTTTCAATTTAGCAGTACACCAAGTAATTCCTGCAATTGCGGTTGGTTGTCCAGTTATTATTAAACCTGCAACTCAAACTCCAATGAGTGCTATTAAATTAGTAGAAATTTTAGAAGAAGCTGGACTACCTAAAGGTTGGGCACAAGCTGTAGTTTGTGGAAGAGATGCTGGTGAATTACTTGCAACATCTCCTAAAGTTGACTTCTTAACATTTATTGGTTCAGGTGCTGTTGGTTGGTACTTAAACTCAAAAGTATCAAATGGAACAAGAGTTGCACTAGAACATGGTGGTGTTGCACCTGTAATTGTTGAGCCAGATGCAGATATTGATGCAATGATTCCTGATTTAGGAAAAGGTGGTTTTTATCATGCTGGACAAGTTTGTGTATCAGTTCAAAGAGTTTATGTTCATGAATCAATTTGTGATGAAGTAGCTACTAAACTAACAAACTATGCTTCAAACTTAGTTGTTGGAGATCAAATGGATCCAAAAACAGAAGTTGGTCCACTAATTAATAATAATGAAGTAGATAGAGTTGAAGAGTGGGTTAACGAAGCAGTACAAAAAGGTGGAAAAATTTTAACTGGTGGAAAAAGAATTTCAGCTTCTTGCTATGAACCAACAGTTATTTTAAATCCAGCTGATGATGCACTTGTTTCTACAAAAGAAGTATTTGGACCTGTTGTAATCATTTACTCTTATTCAGATATTGATGAAGCAATCAATAGAGCTAATGGGCTTGAAGTATCTTTCCAAGCTGCTGTATTTACTAAAAATATTGACACAGCTTTAAATGCTGTTAAAAGATTAAATGGTACTGCTGTAATGGTAAATGATCATACTGCATTTAGAGTTGATTGGATGCCATTTGGTGGAGCAAAAGCCTCAGGACTTGGTCTTGGAGGAATTCACCACTCTATGGAAGAGATGTCAAACGAAAAAATGATGGTTATTAAATCACCAGTATTATAA
- the sucC gene encoding ADP-forming succinate--CoA ligase subunit beta: MNLHEYQAKNLFKKYGIPTTKGKLLTHSSQLDDILDTLGEENLVIKAQVHTGGRGKAGGVVLTKNKKEAKEVTNRLLGSRLVTYQTSKEGQPINSLYIEKPCEFDKQLYLAFLVDRSSQRITIMTSSEGGVEIEEVAKNDPKKIKKNKINPVVGIMPYQCREIAFDLGLDDHQVKQMIPLLQNMYKMFLENDLSLIEVNPLVITKQGDLVCLDGKIQVDNSALFRHKKLNEIRDETQEDARELQAEKMQLNYVSLDGNIGCMVNGAGLAMATMDLIKTYGGEPANFLDVGGSTNEQRVIEAFRIILSDKKVNGILINIFGGIVRCDVIANGIIAAVEKMNMNIPLVVRLEGTNAKEGLELIRNSGLNIKEEQDLDKATKKIIELTKGN, translated from the coding sequence ATGAATTTACACGAATATCAAGCAAAAAATCTATTTAAAAAATATGGTATCCCTACAACAAAGGGAAAGCTACTTACTCACTCTTCACAATTAGATGATATATTAGATACATTAGGTGAAGAAAACTTAGTAATAAAAGCGCAAGTTCATACAGGCGGAAGAGGAAAAGCTGGTGGAGTTGTTTTAACAAAAAATAAAAAAGAAGCAAAAGAAGTAACAAATAGGTTACTTGGAAGTAGATTAGTAACTTATCAAACATCAAAAGAGGGTCAACCTATAAACTCACTATATATTGAAAAACCTTGCGAATTTGACAAACAACTATATTTAGCTTTTCTTGTAGATAGAAGTAGCCAAAGAATAACTATTATGACTTCAAGTGAAGGTGGAGTAGAAATAGAAGAAGTAGCAAAAAATGACCCTAAAAAAATTAAAAAAAATAAAATAAACCCAGTTGTTGGAATCATGCCTTATCAATGTAGAGAAATTGCATTTGATTTAGGATTAGATGACCATCAAGTAAAACAAATGATTCCTTTATTACAAAACATGTATAAAATGTTTTTGGAAAATGACTTATCATTAATTGAAGTAAATCCTTTAGTTATTACAAAACAAGGAGATTTAGTATGTTTAGATGGGAAAATCCAAGTTGATAATTCTGCACTATTTAGACATAAAAAACTAAATGAAATTAGAGATGAAACACAAGAAGATGCAAGGGAATTACAAGCTGAGAAAATGCAGTTAAATTATGTTTCATTAGATGGGAATATTGGTTGCATGGTAAATGGAGCAGGACTTGCTATGGCAACAATGGATTTGATTAAAACATATGGAGGTGAGCCTGCAAACTTCTTAGATGTTGGTGGAAGTACAAATGAACAAAGAGTTATTGAAGCTTTTAGAATTATTTTATCAGATAAAAAAGTAAATGGAATACTTATAAATATTTTTGGTGGAATTGTAAGATGTGATGTAATAGCAAATGGGATAATTGCAGCAGTTGAAAAAATGAATATGAATATTCCATTAGTAGTTAGACTTGAGGGAACAAATGCAAAAGAAGGCTTAGAACTAATTAGAAATTCTGGATTAAATATAAAAGAAGAGCAAGATTTAGATAAAGCAACTAAAAAAATAATAGAATTAACAAAAGGGAATTAA
- the sucD gene encoding succinate--CoA ligase subunit alpha, whose product MSILLDKNTKIMCQGMTGTQGTFHTQKALEYGTNMVCGVVPKKRGLTHLGLPMYNSVRCGIDLTGANASIIYVPAPFCKDSIIEAAENGIELIVCITEGVPVKDMLEAKAAVDANGARLIGPNCPGVITPGIGKMGIMPAQIHEVGSVGIVSRSGTLTYEAVNQSTLAGLGQSTCVGIGGDPIPGSDFIDMLKLFQEDEQTKSIVMIGEIGGTKEEQAAEYIKKHITKPIVSYIAGVTAPKGKRMGHAGAIIDGGSGKAEDKYKALEAAGVTTVKTITHIKDALLEVNKK is encoded by the coding sequence ATGTCTATCTTACTTGATAAAAATACAAAAATAATGTGTCAAGGTATGACTGGAACACAAGGTACATTTCATACTCAAAAGGCACTTGAATATGGTACAAATATGGTTTGTGGTGTTGTTCCTAAAAAAAGAGGTTTAACACATCTTGGATTGCCTATGTATAATAGTGTTAGATGTGGGATTGATTTAACAGGAGCTAATGCAAGTATTATTTATGTTCCTGCTCCATTTTGTAAAGATTCAATTATTGAAGCTGCTGAAAATGGAATCGAACTTATTGTTTGTATTACTGAGGGTGTTCCTGTAAAAGATATGCTTGAAGCAAAAGCAGCAGTTGATGCAAATGGTGCAAGATTAATTGGTCCAAATTGTCCAGGTGTTATAACTCCTGGAATTGGGAAAATGGGAATTATGCCAGCTCAAATTCATGAAGTTGGAAGTGTAGGAATTGTATCAAGATCAGGTACACTAACTTATGAAGCAGTAAATCAATCAACACTTGCAGGACTTGGGCAAAGTACTTGTGTAGGTATTGGAGGCGATCCAATTCCTGGAAGTGATTTTATTGATATGCTTAAACTTTTCCAAGAAGATGAACAAACAAAATCAATTGTAATGATTGGTGAAATTGGTGGAACAAAAGAAGAACAAGCGGCTGAATATATAAAAAAACATATTACTAAACCTATTGTTTCTTATATAGCTGGTGTTACTGCACCAAAAGGAAAAAGAATGGGTCATGCAGGAGCAATCATTGATGGGGGAAGTGGAAAAGCTGAAGATAAATACAAAGCTTTAGAAGCAGCAGGTGTTACAACAGTAAAAACAATTACACATATAAAAGATGCACTATTAGAAGTAAATAAAAAATGA